A single region of the Syntrophotaleaceae bacterium genome encodes:
- the coaE gene encoding dephospho-CoA kinase (Dephospho-CoA kinase (CoaE) performs the final step in coenzyme A biosynthesis.): MVLGLTGGIASGKSTIADIFRQFGAAVVSADVLAREVVRPGSAVLAAIAEHFGRGILYETGSLNRKAMAELIFRDPGARSALNTITHPAIAELADRKFDELKRSGAQLIVYDVPLLFEAGAERQVDKVLVVNLDREQQLLRLQKRDGISLDQAEKRIASQMPLREKVARADFVIDNSGSLEETVRQVRELLDRLGAGPGIPSKPGCSG; the protein is encoded by the coding sequence ATGGTTCTGGGTTTGACCGGGGGGATCGCCAGCGGCAAAAGCACCATAGCTGATATTTTTCGGCAGTTCGGCGCGGCGGTGGTCAGTGCGGATGTTTTGGCAAGGGAGGTTGTACGTCCGGGCAGTGCCGTTCTTGCCGCCATAGCCGAACATTTCGGACGGGGAATTTTGTACGAAACCGGCAGCCTGAATCGCAAGGCCATGGCCGAACTGATTTTCAGGGATCCCGGTGCCCGGTCGGCTCTGAACACCATCACCCATCCGGCGATTGCGGAACTGGCGGATCGAAAATTCGACGAGCTGAAAAGGTCGGGTGCCCAGTTGATCGTTTACGATGTACCGCTTTTATTCGAGGCAGGGGCCGAAAGGCAGGTCGACAAGGTTCTGGTGGTAAACCTCGATCGGGAACAGCAGTTGTTGCGCCTGCAGAAAAGGGACGGCATCAGTCTCGACCAGGCGGAGAAAAGAATTGCCTCCCAGATGCCCTTGCGCGAAAAGGTGGCGCGGGCGGATTTCGTTATCGACAATTCTGGGTCGTTGGAGGAAACCGTGAGACAGGTCAGAGAGTTGCTGGACCGGCTGGGGGCGGGTCCCGGGATTCCCAGTAAGCCAGGGTGTTCTGGATAA
- a CDS encoding alpha/beta fold hydrolase — MKVDGPFCSIEHIILQARQQGVVHDEHLPFLLTPDLPNGCGILLVHGFTATPWEMRPLGRMLADKGFLVKGVRLPGHGTSPEDLAIRRQEEWQQAVRQGFDLLRREVERIYAVGLSTGALLILQLAKELPLAGLVLLSPFLRVRHRLAPAAGLLRFLIKYQSRPLAAHLIDHYYTRRPVNGVHQLNRLCRTVKRDLKDVRIPVLMVNGEGDRTIRVDSSLDLFRRLASPHKVFHLYGPEVGHVLTEEENPRREEIFDLIQNTLAYWESRDPPPAGPATL; from the coding sequence GTGAAAGTCGACGGCCCTTTCTGCAGTATAGAGCACATCATACTGCAGGCCCGCCAGCAGGGCGTCGTTCACGATGAACACCTGCCCTTTCTGCTGACCCCCGATCTTCCCAACGGCTGCGGCATCCTCCTGGTGCACGGTTTCACCGCCACGCCCTGGGAAATGCGGCCGTTGGGCCGAATGCTTGCTGATAAAGGTTTTCTGGTCAAAGGGGTGCGCCTGCCCGGCCATGGGACGTCACCCGAAGATCTTGCCATTCGCCGCCAGGAGGAGTGGCAACAGGCGGTTCGCCAGGGGTTTGATCTACTGCGGCGGGAGGTTGAACGGATCTATGCGGTGGGCCTGAGCACCGGTGCCCTGCTCATTCTTCAGCTGGCCAAGGAACTGCCCCTGGCAGGTCTGGTGCTGCTGTCGCCCTTTCTTCGGGTTCGCCATCGGCTGGCTCCTGCTGCCGGTCTGCTGCGTTTTCTGATCAAGTACCAGTCACGACCTCTGGCGGCGCACCTGATTGACCATTACTATACCCGCCGGCCGGTGAACGGAGTCCATCAGCTCAACCGTCTGTGTCGAACCGTAAAACGGGACTTGAAGGACGTCCGCATCCCTGTCCTCATGGTCAATGGTGAAGGCGATCGCACCATTCGGGTCGACAGCAGCCTGGACCTGTTCCGGCGCCTGGCCAGCCCTCACAAGGTTTTTCACCTTTACGGACCCGAAGTGGGGCATGTTCTGACGGAGGAGGAGAATCCCCGCAGGGAGGAAATCTTCGACCTTATCCAGAACACCCTGGCTTACTGGGAATCCCGGGACCCGCCCCCAGCCGGTCCAGCAACTCTCTGA
- a CDS encoding IclR family transcriptional regulator, whose protein sequence is MAKKEKSEYMIQAVSHALDLLEQFHGNDVDELGVTELSKRLKLHKNNVFRLLATLEFRGYIEQNKVTENYRLGLKSLELGQTFIKKMGLLHQAKPVLEKLVEDCNETAYVAIFKEGYIVYLDVVETHLTVRVVSRVGSRLPAHCTAAGKVHLAFMSDEELNSVLPEKELKSYTPHSITNPEVLRKELQKVAVQGYAFDNEELDLGVRCIAAPIRDYTRRIVGALSISGPSTRLTDERVERELTPLVVRAAEELSTRLGFHK, encoded by the coding sequence ATGGCCAAGAAAGAAAAATCCGAGTATATGATCCAGGCGGTCTCCCATGCCCTCGACCTGCTGGAACAGTTTCACGGCAACGACGTGGACGAACTTGGCGTGACCGAGCTCAGCAAGCGGCTGAAGCTTCACAAAAACAATGTTTTTCGTCTGCTCGCCACACTCGAGTTCAGGGGATACATCGAACAGAACAAGGTGACCGAAAACTACAGGCTTGGGCTGAAATCCCTGGAACTCGGTCAGACCTTCATCAAAAAAATGGGTCTGCTGCACCAGGCCAAGCCCGTGCTGGAAAAACTGGTGGAGGATTGCAACGAAACCGCTTATGTAGCCATTTTTAAAGAAGGCTATATTGTCTATCTCGATGTGGTCGAAACCCATCTCACCGTAAGGGTCGTCTCCCGTGTGGGATCACGGCTTCCCGCTCACTGCACCGCGGCAGGCAAGGTCCACCTGGCTTTCATGTCGGACGAGGAACTGAACAGCGTTCTTCCCGAAAAGGAACTCAAGAGCTATACGCCTCACAGCATCACCAACCCCGAAGTCCTTCGTAAAGAGCTGCAGAAGGTTGCCGTTCAGGGTTACGCTTTCGACAATGAAGAGCTCGATCTCGGGGTCCGCTGCATCGCCGCACCCATCCGTGACTACACCCGCCGGATCGTAGGGGCCTTGAGTATTTCCGGTCCATCGACCCGCTTGACTGATGAGCGGGTGGAACGGGAACTGACGCCCCTGGTTGTGCGGGCAGCGGAGGAACTCTCCACCAGGCTCGGCTTTCACAAGTGA
- the truD gene encoding tRNA pseudouridine(13) synthase TruD: MNEFLTRSHPGTGGSIKETPEDFYVEEIALYPPCGEGEHLYLTVEKKGITTFELIDRLAKALSADKREIGYAGIKDACATTRQTISIPRVQPEQALALELEDVRILSAAFHRNKLRMGHLAGNRFLIRIRNTVPGALDRARDILHILEMTGVPNFFGEQRYGVLGNSHLIGGAILREDFEEAARQIIGAPERIENPRWRRAAELFAAGRLSEALAEMPDRMRPERNLLQDLIRGMPIDKAVFKMPHKLLKLYLSAFQSSLFDRIVAMRLASLDLLWPGDLAFKHDNGACFVVTDPGAEQPRADRLEISPSGPMYGFKVRLASGQAGIIEESLLEKEKLDLNRFRSPKGLALEGERRPLRVPLKDVRVVQEGADLLLSFSLPKGSYATSLLREVMKPLPAGP; this comes from the coding sequence ATGAATGAATTCCTGACCCGTTCCCATCCCGGCACGGGGGGCAGCATCAAGGAAACCCCCGAGGATTTTTATGTTGAAGAGATTGCCCTTTACCCACCCTGCGGAGAGGGGGAACATCTCTATCTGACAGTGGAAAAAAAGGGGATCACGACTTTTGAGTTGATCGACCGGCTCGCCAAAGCTTTGAGTGCCGACAAAAGAGAAATCGGCTATGCCGGAATCAAGGACGCCTGCGCGACCACCCGGCAGACCATCTCCATACCCCGCGTCCAACCGGAACAGGCCCTCGCCCTTGAACTGGAGGACGTCCGGATCCTTTCAGCCGCCTTTCACCGAAACAAGTTGCGTATGGGCCATCTTGCCGGCAACCGGTTTCTGATCCGGATCCGGAATACGGTGCCCGGCGCCCTGGACCGCGCCCGGGATATTCTGCACATCCTGGAAATGACCGGCGTCCCCAATTTTTTCGGAGAGCAACGGTACGGTGTACTGGGCAATTCCCATCTCATCGGTGGGGCGATTCTGCGGGAAGATTTCGAGGAAGCCGCCCGCCAGATCATCGGCGCCCCCGAACGAATCGAAAACCCCCGCTGGCGTCGAGCGGCCGAACTCTTCGCCGCAGGCCGCCTGTCCGAAGCCCTGGCTGAAATGCCCGACCGCATGCGCCCGGAACGCAATCTGCTGCAGGATCTGATCAGGGGTATGCCCATCGACAAGGCTGTTTTCAAAATGCCCCACAAGCTGCTGAAACTCTATCTTTCGGCTTTTCAGTCCAGCCTGTTCGATCGGATCGTGGCCATGCGACTCGCCAGTCTGGACCTCCTCTGGCCGGGCGACCTGGCTTTCAAGCATGACAACGGAGCCTGCTTCGTCGTGACTGATCCCGGTGCCGAACAGCCTAGAGCTGACCGGCTGGAAATCAGTCCGTCTGGACCCATGTACGGCTTCAAGGTCCGGCTGGCGTCCGGCCAGGCAGGTATTATCGAGGAAAGCCTTCTGGAAAAGGAAAAACTGGACCTGAACCGCTTCAGATCGCCAAAAGGGCTTGCCCTCGAAGGGGAGCGTCGACCCCTGCGAGTTCCGTTGAAGGATGTTCGCGTCGTCCAGGAAGGTGCCGACCTGCTCCTGTCCTTCTCGCTCCCAAAGGGCAGTTACGCCACCAGCCTCTTGCGCGAGGTGATGAAACCCCTGCCAGCCGGTCCCTGA
- the trmB gene encoding tRNA (guanosine(46)-N7)-methyltransferase TrmB, whose amino-acid sequence MTQRIIDINSPNFLTEERLAGARSIEEVFANGNPLALEIGCGIGDFILQLAQEKPLVNFLAIDIYNKGCYKTCKKIDQAGLDNVRVMRIEARYLMARYLQPESLSAIYINCPDPWPKKRHRDRRLVNRGFLQTALHYLKSGADFYFSSDFTDYALQVADLHPTLPGFCNCLASPWETVPACYPKSKYMRRFLEKNQPIYFIHCRKVEFHNSPLPAIPPVYPGFRTAWSTVGHE is encoded by the coding sequence ATGACCCAACGCATCATAGACATCAACTCGCCGAATTTTTTGACCGAAGAGAGGTTGGCCGGGGCAAGAAGCATCGAGGAAGTTTTCGCCAATGGCAACCCCCTGGCCCTTGAAATAGGGTGCGGCATCGGCGATTTCATCCTGCAGCTTGCACAGGAAAAACCCCTCGTCAATTTTCTGGCCATCGATATCTACAACAAAGGCTGCTACAAGACCTGCAAGAAAATCGATCAGGCCGGACTGGACAATGTGAGGGTCATGCGGATCGAGGCCCGCTATCTGATGGCCCGGTACCTGCAGCCGGAAAGCCTTTCAGCCATCTACATCAACTGCCCGGATCCCTGGCCGAAAAAGCGCCACCGGGATCGCAGGCTGGTCAACCGCGGATTTCTGCAGACTGCTCTTCATTACCTGAAATCGGGTGCCGACTTCTATTTCAGTTCCGATTTTACCGACTATGCCCTGCAGGTGGCCGACCTCCACCCCACCCTGCCCGGCTTTTGCAACTGCCTGGCCTCTCCCTGGGAGACGGTTCCGGCCTGCTATCCCAAATCCAAGTACATGCGGAGATTTCTGGAAAAGAACCAGCCGATCTACTTCATCCACTGCCGGAAGGTCGAGTTTCACAATTCCCCGCTTCCGGCAATCCCGCCGGTATACCCCGGCTTTCGCACTGCATGGAGCACGGTCGGCCATGAATGA
- a CDS encoding metallophosphoesterase — protein MQKNDFRPKDLRFISRRKFLASSLALGGSLSLGDALWLEPRSFVIEEILLPLPKMPPGKELRIVHLSDLHLHDLPPHFAEAANTVNALNPDLILLTGDYLEQEKNLKGVLTFLGLIKAARGVFAVQGNWEYWARLEGENLRRHFARVSVELLIDERRDLDIQDIPLSILGLDYPSASVNLNRIRQAADPQRLNLLLSHVPAFDHDMIGDRIDLILCGHTHGGQIRLPFLPPLYMPRFSGRFVSGLYRVAKQQVPLYLNRGLGTSVLPIRFLCRPEITLLRLGSLPA, from the coding sequence ATGCAAAAAAACGACTTTCGGCCAAAAGATCTCCGTTTCATTTCACGGCGCAAGTTTCTCGCCTCCAGCCTGGCTCTGGGAGGATCACTGAGCCTGGGCGACGCCCTGTGGCTGGAACCTCGCTCCTTCGTAATCGAGGAAATCTTACTGCCTTTGCCTAAAATGCCTCCCGGAAAGGAGCTGCGCATTGTCCACCTGAGCGATCTCCACCTGCATGATTTACCCCCCCATTTTGCAGAAGCGGCAAATACGGTCAACGCGCTCAACCCGGATCTGATTCTATTGACGGGGGATTACCTCGAGCAAGAAAAAAATTTGAAGGGGGTTCTGACCTTCCTGGGTCTGATCAAGGCCGCACGGGGCGTTTTTGCCGTGCAGGGCAACTGGGAGTATTGGGCCCGTCTGGAAGGGGAAAATCTGCGCCGCCATTTTGCCCGGGTTTCCGTAGAGCTCCTCATCGACGAGCGGCGCGATCTGGATATACAGGACATCCCCCTGTCCATCCTCGGCCTGGACTATCCCTCTGCATCCGTCAACCTGAACCGGATTCGCCAGGCAGCAGATCCTCAGCGACTCAACCTGCTTCTCAGCCACGTCCCGGCTTTCGACCACGACATGATCGGCGACAGAATCGACCTTATACTCTGCGGACACACCCACGGCGGTCAGATCCGTCTGCCTTTTCTTCCGCCTCTGTATATGCCCCGTTTTTCCGGACGCTTCGTCTCTGGACTTTACCGGGTCGCCAAGCAACAGGTTCCGCTCTATCTGAACCGCGGCCTCGGCACGAGCGTTTTGCCGATCCGTTTTCTCTGCCGTCCCGAAATAACCCTTCTGCGCCTCGGCAGCCTGCCGGCATGA
- the priA gene encoding primosomal protein N', giving the protein MAHVAVAAPLDKPLSYLVPDPLRDRVRTGVRLRVPLGRRLVVGFLLRLEMTEVAELKPICEVLDEEPLFGSTMVPFLERAAEYYCHPLGEVFRTALPAGLANERQRVAIATERFLYLREPEVEVVGRKQQAILNHLRERKTLSMEELGQLVDNPGQSLHRLIDKGVVGENFLEKRRDPFAGEAPEPDKAVVPGPEQSAALAAIGQSLQSGQFTQILLHGVTGSGKTEVYLRAIEQAIAGGKQALVLVPEIGLTPQLVGRFRARFADRVRRLAVLHSGLSDGERYDAWRAVARGDVDIIVGARSAVFAPASRLGIIVVDEEHETSYKQGEGFRYNARDLALLRGQMEGATVLLGSATPALTTFFRARQGQISYQGLPCRILDRPLPEVKLIDLRQERPEGSLSETLRQSLLENLERREQSLLLLNRRGFAPYLLCMECGATLRCPNCEITLTYYQKQRRLRCNYCDFSQSPPDVCPACLGSGMTPEGAGTERLEEELANLFPGARVGRMDRDTTGRKGAHQRLVKSMACGEIDILVGTQMVAKGHDFPGVTLVGVVNADSALNLPDFRAAERSFTLLTQVAGRAGRGEKPGKVLIQTFVPEHYVLEAAARHDYAGFYEQETAIRRELSYPPFGYLTNCVLAGNDLVQVAETAAVFADELERLKGNLAVEILGPAPCPLNRLRGKWRFQILLKAVERSSMRRILSNIGSLRARVPRRVSLIVDVDPLDML; this is encoded by the coding sequence GTGGCTCACGTAGCGGTTGCCGCCCCTCTCGACAAACCTCTCTCCTACCTGGTTCCCGATCCATTGCGGGATCGTGTCCGGACCGGTGTAAGGCTGAGAGTTCCCCTCGGTCGCCGTTTGGTGGTCGGTTTTCTGTTGCGTCTGGAAATGACCGAGGTCGCCGAACTCAAGCCTATATGCGAGGTTTTGGACGAGGAGCCGCTTTTCGGCAGCACTATGGTGCCGTTTCTGGAGCGGGCCGCTGAATACTACTGCCATCCCCTCGGCGAGGTGTTTCGTACCGCCCTGCCTGCCGGTCTGGCGAACGAGAGGCAGCGGGTGGCCATTGCCACCGAGCGTTTCCTCTATCTGCGGGAACCGGAGGTTGAGGTTGTCGGCCGAAAGCAACAGGCGATCCTGAACCATCTTCGCGAGCGGAAAACTCTGTCCATGGAGGAATTGGGGCAGCTCGTCGACAATCCCGGGCAGAGTTTGCACCGGCTGATAGACAAAGGGGTTGTCGGCGAAAATTTTCTGGAAAAACGCCGCGATCCTTTCGCCGGGGAAGCGCCGGAGCCCGATAAAGCGGTGGTACCCGGTCCTGAGCAGTCTGCGGCTCTGGCCGCCATCGGTCAGTCATTGCAAAGCGGTCAATTCACCCAGATTCTGCTCCATGGCGTCACCGGCAGCGGCAAGACCGAGGTCTACCTGCGGGCCATCGAGCAGGCTATTGCAGGCGGAAAGCAGGCCCTGGTGCTGGTGCCGGAAATCGGCCTGACTCCGCAGCTGGTCGGCCGTTTCCGGGCACGTTTCGCCGATCGGGTCCGGCGCCTGGCGGTGCTTCATTCCGGGCTTTCCGACGGGGAACGTTACGATGCCTGGCGGGCAGTGGCGCGGGGAGATGTCGACATTATAGTCGGTGCCCGTTCGGCGGTTTTCGCGCCCGCCTCCCGGCTCGGCATCATTGTCGTCGATGAGGAACATGAAACCAGCTACAAGCAGGGAGAGGGATTTCGCTACAATGCGCGGGACCTTGCCTTGCTCAGAGGCCAGATGGAGGGGGCCACGGTGTTGCTCGGCAGCGCCACGCCGGCCTTGACCACCTTTTTCAGGGCCAGGCAGGGCCAGATCTCCTATCAGGGTCTGCCGTGCCGCATCCTCGATCGGCCGTTACCGGAAGTGAAGCTGATCGACCTTCGCCAGGAACGGCCCGAGGGCAGCCTGTCCGAAACTCTGCGCCAGTCCCTGCTGGAAAATCTCGAACGCAGGGAACAGTCCCTGCTGCTGCTTAACCGTCGGGGTTTTGCGCCCTATCTGCTGTGTATGGAGTGCGGCGCGACCCTGCGTTGCCCCAACTGTGAAATCACCCTGACCTACTATCAAAAGCAGCGCCGGCTGCGCTGCAACTACTGCGATTTCTCCCAAAGTCCTCCGGACGTCTGCCCAGCCTGTCTGGGCTCCGGAATGACCCCTGAGGGGGCTGGAACCGAGCGCCTCGAGGAAGAGCTGGCAAATCTTTTCCCTGGGGCCCGCGTCGGCCGCATGGACCGCGATACCACCGGCCGCAAAGGGGCCCATCAGCGCCTGGTAAAAAGTATGGCTTGTGGAGAGATCGACATTCTCGTCGGCACCCAGATGGTGGCCAAGGGGCACGATTTTCCCGGAGTGACCCTGGTTGGGGTGGTCAATGCGGACAGTGCTCTCAACCTGCCCGACTTCCGGGCCGCCGAACGCTCTTTTACCCTCCTGACTCAGGTTGCCGGCAGGGCCGGGCGGGGAGAGAAACCGGGCAAGGTCCTTATCCAGACCTTCGTCCCCGAGCATTATGTTCTCGAGGCTGCCGCCCGCCACGATTATGCCGGTTTCTACGAGCAGGAAACAGCCATTCGCCGCGAATTGTCCTATCCCCCCTTCGGGTACCTGACCAATTGCGTCCTCGCCGGAAATGACCTGGTGCAGGTGGCGGAAACCGCCGCGGTTTTTGCAGACGAACTGGAGAGACTGAAGGGAAACCTGGCGGTCGAAATTCTTGGTCCTGCCCCCTGTCCGCTGAATCGGCTGCGTGGAAAATGGCGCTTTCAGATTCTGCTGAAAGCGGTGGAACGCAGCTCCATGCGCCGTATCCTGTCCAATATAGGCTCTTTGCGAGCCAGGGTGCCCCGGCGGGTGAGCCTGATCGTAGATGTCGATCCACTGGATATGCTGTAA
- a CDS encoding ornithine cyclodeaminase family protein: MALFLKEKEVEQVLTMPLALEAVEQAMKDHAFGDAVNIPRERTRIPKGALHILQGALPGRGVLGYKAYTSTKEGNCFLLYLYDSVHGNLEAIIEADLIGMTRTGAAAGIAAKWLSRPESSVVGLFGTGWQARGQLEGLCAVRPIKKVKVLGRDWQRLKSFCEENSRRLGIEVLPAAEGRETVSGSDIVTTVTTSPRPVVCHPWVERGTHLNAVGSNALIRCEIDEKTLLQCDLIAVDSREVAVRECGDLLPLVEKGRINWHQTPELGEIIAGRVPGRRDPDQITLFESHGMAIQDLAVGALVLEKARAQGLGTELPIGC, encoded by the coding sequence ATGGCCCTTTTCCTGAAGGAAAAAGAAGTCGAACAAGTCCTGACCATGCCGCTGGCGCTGGAAGCGGTGGAGCAGGCCATGAAGGATCATGCCTTTGGCGACGCCGTCAATATCCCAAGGGAGAGGACCCGCATCCCCAAAGGTGCCCTGCATATTCTCCAAGGAGCCCTGCCTGGGCGAGGGGTCCTGGGCTACAAGGCCTATACCTCGACCAAGGAGGGGAACTGTTTCCTGCTTTACCTGTATGACAGCGTGCATGGCAACCTGGAAGCGATCATCGAAGCCGATCTGATCGGCATGACCAGAACCGGCGCCGCCGCCGGGATTGCGGCAAAATGGCTAAGCCGTCCCGAATCCTCGGTTGTAGGACTGTTCGGTACCGGCTGGCAGGCCAGGGGTCAGCTGGAAGGGCTCTGTGCCGTTCGGCCGATAAAAAAGGTGAAGGTATTGGGCAGGGATTGGCAACGTCTCAAAAGTTTTTGTGAGGAAAACAGCCGGCGACTGGGGATCGAGGTTCTTCCCGCCGCCGAAGGCAGGGAAACGGTCAGCGGAAGCGATATCGTGACGACGGTCACCACCTCCCCCCGACCGGTGGTATGCCACCCCTGGGTTGAAAGAGGGACCCACCTGAACGCGGTCGGAAGCAACGCCCTGATCCGCTGCGAAATCGATGAAAAGACGCTCCTCCAATGCGATCTGATTGCCGTCGACTCCCGGGAAGTCGCCGTTCGCGAATGTGGCGATCTGCTCCCTCTTGTGGAAAAAGGTCGGATCAACTGGCATCAGACCCCGGAGCTGGGGGAAATCATCGCCGGCAGAGTGCCCGGCCGCAGGGACCCCGATCAGATCACCCTGTTCGAATCCCACGGCATGGCCATCCAGGATCTGGCTGTAGGAGCCCTGGTCCTCGAAAAAGCCAGGGCGCAGGGTCTGGGAACCGAATTGCCGATCGGCTGTTAA
- a CDS encoding PAS domain S-box protein encodes MHFLERETSCLRRLKKLRRKKAEGMALTMTNKSSKAPVCEHCTSDLSFREGKGEAFFQSIFEHANAGMNTITIDGRYVQINPAFCRYLGYTREELRHLTVYDLTHSEDQSATRTHFAQIKAGLRQAFDYEKRFLRKDGSVVWGHVTSAWLFDEEHNPLYGIGLVQDITDRKRAEADLLRALSETRLAKDKIDGILRSLGEGLIVIDNRQCIVLMSASAEKLLGVACEQVVGRPLDALFSRRPLPPRLHEALVKGENGDQCEIELEGCPGTGRRIIQARISWIAEGGANTSGRIAVLQDVTAEREISRLKTEFINTAAHELRTPLTSIQGFSEILLIQPGLKRGERRKVYQIIHEQSEILAKLVHDLLDLSHIETGAGFRLKKTSCSPRELLDQAIRHVPRDKGRHRIEVRFPAESLEIHADPGKLRQALENILSNAVKFSPEGGIIQVDAYRRGTDLRFAVTDEGIGMNEEQVGKIFDKFFRADTSNSAVGGIGLGMNIVKEIVEAHGGRVWVNSTPGCGTTVHLSLPIGIQCVTGRDYVFGPGWGNGEVAP; translated from the coding sequence ATGCACTTTCTTGAAAGAGAAACCTCCTGCCTTCGACGATTGAAGAAGTTGCGCCGGAAAAAGGCGGAGGGTATGGCCTTGACCATGACCAACAAGTCATCCAAGGCTCCTGTTTGTGAGCATTGCACGTCGGATTTGTCCTTCCGTGAGGGCAAGGGGGAGGCTTTTTTTCAGTCGATTTTCGAGCATGCCAATGCTGGTATGAACACGATTACCATCGACGGAAGGTATGTCCAGATCAACCCTGCGTTCTGTCGCTACCTGGGCTACACAAGGGAAGAGCTGAGACATCTGACCGTCTACGATCTCACCCACTCTGAAGATCAGTCCGCGACGCGCACCCATTTTGCCCAGATCAAGGCGGGATTGCGGCAGGCCTTCGATTACGAAAAGCGGTTTCTGCGCAAGGACGGCAGCGTTGTCTGGGGCCATGTGACCAGCGCCTGGCTGTTCGATGAAGAGCATAATCCCCTTTATGGCATCGGCCTGGTCCAGGACATCACCGATCGGAAAAGGGCCGAGGCCGATCTGCTCCGGGCCTTGTCGGAAACGCGATTGGCAAAGGATAAAATCGACGGTATTCTGCGTTCCCTCGGTGAGGGGCTGATTGTCATCGATAACAGGCAGTGCATCGTTTTGATGAGTGCTTCGGCGGAGAAACTGCTGGGGGTTGCCTGCGAGCAGGTGGTCGGTCGGCCCCTCGATGCCCTGTTTTCCCGCCGGCCGCTCCCTCCCAGGCTGCATGAGGCGCTTGTGAAAGGGGAGAATGGCGACCAGTGCGAAATCGAACTGGAGGGATGCCCCGGCACCGGCCGACGCATCATTCAGGCACGTATTTCCTGGATTGCCGAAGGCGGGGCGAACACTTCCGGGCGGATCGCTGTATTGCAGGATGTTACAGCGGAGCGGGAAATAAGCCGTTTGAAAACGGAGTTCATCAATACGGCAGCACACGAATTGCGCACTCCGCTGACCTCGATTCAGGGATTTTCGGAAATTCTATTGATACAACCCGGTTTGAAGAGGGGTGAGCGGCGAAAAGTTTACCAGATCATCCATGAGCAGTCGGAAATCCTGGCGAAACTCGTTCATGATCTGCTCGATCTGTCGCATATCGAGACCGGCGCCGGTTTCAGATTGAAGAAAACCTCCTGCAGCCCCAGGGAACTGCTGGACCAGGCCATTCGTCATGTGCCCCGGGACAAGGGGCGGCACCGGATCGAAGTCCGTTTCCCCGCCGAATCTCTCGAGATTCATGCGGACCCTGGCAAGCTCCGTCAGGCCCTGGAAAACATTTTGTCCAATGCTGTTAAGTTCTCGCCTGAAGGCGGTATCATTCAGGTTGACGCATACCGGCGGGGAACAGACCTGCGCTTTGCGGTAACAGATGAGGGCATCGGAATGAACGAGGAACAGGTGGGAAAAATATTCGATAAGTTTTTCCGGGCCGACACCTCCAATTCGGCCGTGGGAGGGATCGGTCTCGGCATGAACATCGTGAAGGAGATTGTCGAGGCCCATGGTGGAAGGGTCTGGGTGAACAGTACGCCGGGATGCGGAACGACTGTCCACCTGAGTCTGCCGATCGGAATCCAATGTGTGACCGGAAGAGATTATGTCTTTGGTCCCGGTTGGGGAAATGGAGAGGTCGCGCCGTGA
- a CDS encoding response regulator, whose amino-acid sequence MKKILIVDDQMTIRQLLEISLRAKDRKIFLAASGEEALEVARNRKLDLVIMDLMMPGGMDGFETIERLRKDVGISDCSVLILTAKDQEAERRRAEEMMVDEFLTKPFKLEDLYSRVDRLLDRKNRFEMPHQGV is encoded by the coding sequence GTGAAAAAAATTCTGATCGTCGACGACCAGATGACTATTCGGCAACTGCTGGAGATCAGCCTGCGGGCGAAAGATCGGAAAATTTTTCTTGCCGCCAGCGGGGAAGAGGCTCTGGAGGTAGCCAGAAACAGGAAATTGGACCTGGTCATCATGGATCTGATGATGCCGGGAGGAATGGATGGTTTCGAGACTATCGAACGCCTGCGGAAGGATGTGGGCATCTCCGACTGTTCGGTTCTGATCCTGACCGCCAAGGATCAGGAGGCTGAAAGGAGGCGGGCCGAAGAGATGATGGTCGATGAGTTTCTGACTAAACCCTTCAAGCTGGAAGATCTCTACAGCCGGGTTGACCGTCTGCTGGATAGGAAAAACAGGTTTGAAATGCCCCATCAGGGAGTCTGA